Proteins encoded within one genomic window of Lagenorhynchus albirostris chromosome 9, mLagAlb1.1, whole genome shotgun sequence:
- the NUMA1 gene encoding nuclear mitotic apparatus protein 1 isoform X7, with protein MTLHATRAAALLSWVNSLHVADPVEAVLQLQDCSVFLRIIDSIHGTDEGQQILQQPVPERLEFVCSFLQKNRKHPSSPERLVSVQKVMEGSELELAKMTMLLLYHSSMSSRSPRDWEQFEYKIQAELAVILKFVLDHEDGLNLNEDSENFLQKAPVPSPCSSTISEELSPPSHQAKREVRFLELQKVASSSGNNFLPGSPASPMGDILQTPQFQMRRLKKQLADERNNRDELELELAENRKLLTEKDAQIAVMQQRIDRLALLHEKQAASPLEPRELEELRGKNESLTIRLHETLRQCQDLKTEKSQMDRKINQLSEENGDLSFKLREFASHLQQLQGALNELTEEHSKATREWVEKQTHLEKELGTALQDKKCLEEKNEILQGKLSQLEEHLAQLRENPPREKGEVLGDVLQLETLKQEAATLAADNTQLQARVEVLETELGQREAKLLAERSHFEEEKQQLASLIAELQGSLSNLGQAKEELEQASQAQGARLSAQVATMTSELATLNATVQQRDQELAGLKQQAQTEQAQLAQTLQRQEQASQSLRQQVEQLSSSLEQKEQQLEEATKEQKATRRDHAQQLAAAAEEREASLRERDAALQQLEALGKEKAAELEVLQQQLQAASEARDSAQTSVTQARREKAELSQKVEELHARAEAAHQERCEAQAQVAELKAQLRSEQQKATERETVAQEKAQLQEQVRALEESLKVTKGSLEEEKHRAADILEEQQRCISRLEAEARSLVEQHEQEQQELEEEKAGRRGLEARLQQLGEAHQAKTEALRQELAEAIASQREAESECEQLAKEVATWRERYEDSQQEEAQYGAIFQEQLMTLKEECEKARQELQEAKEKVAGIEAHSELQIGRQQSELAQLHASLARALQQVQEKEVRAQKLADDLSALQEKMAATSKEVVRLEALVRKAGEQHETASQELLKEPPRAGDRESEWLKEHQGRPFCSTQAALQAMEREAEQMGSELERLRAALMESQGQQQEERGQQEREVARLTQERGRAQADLALEKAAKAELEMRLQNALNEQRVEFAALQEALARALMEKEGKDQELAKLRGQEAAQGAELKELQQTVERLKEQLAGKEEECPQSLGTASREDASRSGAQSEATGKTEQTGPELETLRAEVSRLEQQVCEYQEKSSSLERSLEAERASHAEQASALETLRGQLEQKAQELGSGQDTLASAQRELATLRAKAQEHGKAEDGWKAQVARSQQEAERKNSLISSLEEEVSILNRQVLEKEGESKELKRLVIAESEKSQKLEERLRLLQAETASSSARAAERSSALREEVQTLREEAEKQRVASESLRQELASQAERAEELGQELKAWQEKFFQKEQALSALQLEHTSTQALVSELLPAKHLCQQLQAEQAATEKRHREELEQSKQAAGGLRAELLRAQRELGELVPLRQKVAEQERAAQQLRAEKASYAEQLSMLKKAHGLLAEENRGLGERANLGRQFLEVELDQAREKYGQELAAVRAEAETRLAEMQREAQSSARELEVMTAKYEGAKAKVLEERQHFQEERQKLSAQVEQLELFQREQTKQVEELSKKLADHDQASKVQQQKLKAQGGESQQEAQRLQAQLNELQAQLSQKEQAAEHYKLQMEKAKTHYDAKKQQNQELQEQLRGLEQLQTENKELRAEADRLGRELQQAGLKTREAEQTCRHLTAQVRSLEAQVAHADQQLRDLGKFQVATDALKSREPQAKPQLDLSIDSLDLSCEEGTPLTITRTWSLWSKGMDKMPCSPRNGTSADVFPTASCLVPSQMAPASLESQPRPSPSVCPPR; from the exons ATGACGCTGCATGCCACCCGGGCAGCTGCACTCCTCTCTTGG GTGAACAGTCTGCACGTGGCTGACCCCGTGGAGGCCGTGCTGCAGCTCCAGGACTGCAGCGTCTTCCTCAGGATCATTGACAGCAT CCATGGCACTGACGAAGGGCAGCAGATTCTGCAGCAGCCGGTGCCAGAGAGACTGGAATTTGTGTGCAGTTTTCTGCAGA AAAACCGAAAACATCCCTCTTCTCCAGAACGCCTGGTGTCAGTGCAGAAGGTGATGGAGGGATCAGAGCTGGAACTTGCCAAG ATGACCATGCTGCTCTTATACCACTCCTCCATGAGCTCCAGAAGTCCCAGGGACTGGGAACAATTTGAATACAAGATTCAG GCTGAGTTAGCTGTCATTCTCAAATTTGTGCTGGACCATGAGGATGGGCTAAACCTGAATGAGGACTCAGAGAACTTCTTACAGAAAG CTCCTGTCCCTTCCCCCTGTTCCAGCACCATCTCTGAAGAGCTCTCCCCACCCAGCCACCAGGCCAAGAGGGAGGTTCGCTTCCTAGAGCTACAGAAAGTCGCCTCTTCCAGTGGGAACAA CTTCCTCCCAGGTTCTCCAGCCTCCCCCATGGGTGACATTCTGCAGACCCCACAATTCCAGATGAGGCGGCTGAAGAAGCAGCTTGCAGATGAGAGAAATAATCGAGACGAGCTAGAGCTGGAGTTGGCCGAGAACCGCAAGCTCCTCACAGAGAAGG ATGCGCAGATAGCCGTGATGCAGCAGCGCATCGACCGCCTGGCTCTGCTGCACGAGAAGCAGGCAGCCAGTCCGCTGGAGCCCAGGGAGCTTGAGGAGCTCCGTGGCAAGAATGAGAG CCTCACCATACGGCTCCACGAAACTCTGAGGCAGTGCCAGGACCTGAAGACAGAGAAGAGCCAGATGGATCGCAAAATTAACCAGCTTTCTGAAGAGAATGGGGACCTTTCCTTTAAG CTGCGGGAGTTTGCCAGTCACCTGCAGCAACTACAGGGGGCCCTCAATGAACTGACAGAAGAGCACAGCAAGGCCACTCGGGAGTGGGTGGAGAAGCAGACCCATCTGGAGAAGGAGCTCGGCACAGCCCTGCAGGACAAG AAATGCCTTGAAGAGAAGAATGAAATCCTTCAGGGAAAACTTTCACAGCTGGAAGAACATTTGGCCCAGCTGCGGGAGAACCCACCCCGGGAGAAGGGCGAGGTGCTGGGTGATGTCTTGCAG CTGGAGACTCTCAAACAAGAGGCAGCCACTCTCGCTGCAGACAACACCCAGCTCCAAGCCAGAGTGGAGGTGCTGGAGACTGAGCTGGGCCAGCGGGAAGCCAAGTTGCTTGCCGAGCGGAGCCActttgaagaagaaaagcagCAGTTGGCCAGCCTGATTGCCGAGCTGCAGGGCTCCCTGTCCAACCTTGGCCAGGCCAAGGAAGAGCTGGAGCAGGCCTCTCAGGCTCAAGGGGCCCGGCTGTCTGCCCAGGTGGCCACGATGACCTCCGAGCTCGCCACCCTCAATGCCACCGTCCAGCAGCGGGATCAAGAACTGGCTGGCCTGAAGCAGCAGGCCCAAACAGAGCAGGCGCAGCTCGCGCAGACCCTCCAGCGGCAGGAACAGGCCTCCCAGAGCCTCCGCCAGCAGGTGGAGCAGCTGAGCAGCAGCCTggagcagaaggaacagcagtTGGAAGAGGCCACCAAGGAGCAGAAGGCCACCCGGCGAGACCACGCCCAGCAGCTGGCCGCTGCGGCTGAGGAGCGGGAGGCCTCTTTACGGGAGAGGGATGCGGCCCTCCAGCAGCTGGAGGCACTGGGGAAGGAGAAGGCCGCCGAGCTGGAAgtcctgcaacagcagcttcagGCTGCTAGTGAAGCCCGGGACAGTGCCCAGACCTCGGTGACACAGGCCCGGCGGGAGAAGGCAGAGCTGAGCCAGAAGGTGGAGGAGCTCCATGCCCGTGCTGAGGCAGCCCACCAGGAGCGGTGTGAGGCGCAGGCCcaggtggcagagctgaaggCCCAGCTGAGGTCTGAGCAGCAAAAAGCAACCGAGAGAGAAACGGTGGCCCAGGAGAAGGCCCAGCTCCAGGAGCAGGTCCGGGCCCTTGAGGAGTCCTTGAAGGTCACCAAGGGCAGCCTGGAAGAGGAGAAGCACAGGGCTGCAGACATCCTGGAAGAGCAGCAGCGATGCATCTCCAGGCTGGAGGCGGAGGCCCGGAGCCTGGTGGAGCAGCACGAGCAGGAACAGCAGGAGCTGGAAGAAGAGAAGGCTGGGCGCAGGGGGCTGGAGGCCCGACTGCAGCAGCTTGGGGAGGCCCATCAGGCCAAGACAGAAGCCCTGCGGCAGGAGCTGGCTGAGGCCATCGCCTCCCAGCGCGAGGCTGAGAGTGAGTGTGAGCAGCTTGCCAAGGAGGTGGCCACCTGGCGTGAGCGGTACGAGGACAGCCAGCAGGAGGAGGCACAGTACGGAGCCATATTCCAGGAGCAGCTGATGACCCTGAAGGAGGAATGCGAGAAGGCCCGCCAGGAGCTGCAGGAGGCAAAGGAGAAGGTGGCAGGGATAGAGGCCCACAGCGAGCTCCAGATCGGCCGGCAGCAGAGTGAGCTTGCTCAGCTCCACGCCAGCCTGGCCAGGGCCCTGCAGCAGGTCCAGGAGAAGGAGGTCAGGGCCCAGAAGCTCGCAGACGACCTGTCCGCTCTGCAGGAGAAGATGGCTGCCACCAGCAAGGAGGTGGTCCGCCTGGAGGCCTTGGTGCGCAAGGCGGGTGAGCAGCATGAAACGGCCTCCCAGGAGCTACTCAAGGAGCCGCCCAGGGCAGGAGACAGAGAGTCGGAGTGGCTGAAAGAGCATCAGGGACGCCCGTTCTGCAGCACCCAGGCTGCACTGCAGGCCATGGAGCGTGAGGCAGAGCAAATGGGCAGTGAGCTGGAGAGGCTGCGCGCCGCGCTGATGGAGAGCCAGGGGCAGCAGCAGGAGGAGCGTGGACAGCAGGAGAGGGAGGTGGCGCGGCTGACCCAGGAGCGGGGCCGGGCCCAAGCCGACCTTGCCCTGGAGAAGGCCGCCAAGGCCGAGCTTGAGATGCGGCTGCAGAATGCCCTCAACGAGCAGCGTGTGGAGTTTGCTGCCTTGCAGGAGGCACTGGCCCGCGCCCTGATGGAAAAGGAGGGGAAGGATCAGGAGCTGGCCAAGCTTCGTGGGCAGGAGGCAGCCCAGGGGGCAGAGCTGAAGGAGCTTCAGCAGACTGTGGAGCGGCTGAAGGAACAGCTGGCCGGGAAAGAGGAGGAGTGCCCACAGTCTCTAGGGACGGCCAGCCGAGAAGACGCTTCCAGGTCGGGAGCCCAGTCTGAGGCTACCGGAAAGACGGAGCAAACAGGCCCGGAGCTGGAGACTCTGCGGGCAGAGGTGAGCAGGCTGGAACAACAGGTCTGCGAGTATCAGGAGAAGTCCTCCAGCCTGGAGCGCAGCCTCGAGGCTGAGCGCGCCTCCCACGCGGAGCAGGCCAGTGCTCTGGAGACTTTGCGGGGCCAGTTAGAGCAGAAGGCCCAGGAACTGGGGAGCGGTCAGGACACCTTAGCCTCAGCCCAGAGGGAGCTGGCCACCCTCCGCGCCAAGGCCCAGGAGCACGGCAAGGCTGAGGATGGGTGGAAGGCACAGGTGGCCCGGAGTCAGCAGGAGGCTGAGAGGAAAAACAGCCTCATCAGCAGCTTGGAGGAGGAGGTGTCCATCCTGAACCGCCAGGTGCTGGAGAAGGAAGGCGAGAGCAAGGAGTTGAAGCGGCTGGTTATTGCCGAGTCAGAGAAGagtcagaagctggaagagaggcTGCGTCTGCTCCAGGCAGAGACGGCCAGCAGCAGCGCCAGGGCCGCGGAACGCAGTTCCGCTCTGCGGGAGGAGGTCCAGACCCTCCGGGAGGAGGCAGAGAAGCAGCGGGTGGCTTCCGAGAGCCTGAGGCAGGAGCTGGCCTCGCAGGCAGAGCGAGCAGAAGAGCTGGGCCAAGAGTTGAAGGCTTGGCAGGAGAAGTTCTTCCAGAAGGAGCAGGCCCTCTCTGCCCTGCAGCTTGAGCACACCAGCACGCAGGCCCTGGTGAGCGAGCTGCTGCCCGCTAAGCACCTGTGCCAGCAGCTGCAGGCTGAGCAGGCAGCCACTGAGAAACGCCATCGAGAGGAGCTGGAGCAGAGCAAGCAGGCAGCCGGTGGGCTGCGTGCAGAGCTGCTGCGGGCCCAGCGCGAGCTCGGGGAGCTGGTGCCCCTGCGGCAGAAGGTGGCAGAGCAGGAGCGAGCAGCCCAGCAGCTGCGGGCAGAGAAGGCCAGCTATGCAGAGCAGCTGAGCATGCTGAAGAAGGCTCATGGCCTGCTGGCGGAGGAGAACCGGGGGCTGGGCGAGCGGGCCAACCTCGGCCGGCAGTTCCTGGAAGTGGAGCTGGACCAGGCCCGGGAGAAGTACGGCCAAGAGCTGGCAGCTGTGCGTGCTGAAGCTGAGACCCGTCTGGCCGAGATGCAGCGGGAGGCACAGAGTTCTGCCCGGGAGCTGGAGGTGATGACTGCCAAGTACGAGGGTGCCAAGGCCAAGGTCCTGGAGGAGAGGCAGCATTTCCAGGAGGAGAGGCAGAAACTCTCAGCCCAG GTGGAGCAGCTAGAGTTATTTCAGAGAGAGCAAACTAAGCAG gTGGAAGAACTGAGTAAGAAGCTAGCTGACCATGACCAAGCCAGCAAGGTGCAGCAGCAGAAGCTGAAG GCCCAGGGAGGTGAGAGCCAGCAAGAGGCGCAGCGCCTCCAGGCCCAGCTGAATGAGCTGCAGGCCCAGCTGAGCCAGAAGGAGCAGGCGGCTGAGCACTACAAGCTGCAG ATGGAGAAGGCCAAGACTCATTATGATGCCAAGAAGCAGCAGAACCAAGAGCTGCAGGAGCAGCTGCGGGGCCTGGAGCAGCTGCAGACAGAGAACAAGGAGCTGCGGGCTGAAGCGGATCGGCTGGGCCGGGAACTGCAGCAGGCCGGGCTGAAGACCAGGGAGGCCGAGCAGACCTGCCGTCACCTCACCGCCCAGGTGCGCAGCCTGGAGGCACAG GTTGCCCACGCTGACCAGCAGCTTCGGGACCTGGGCAAGTTCCAGGTGGCGACTGACGCCTTAAAGAGCCGGGAGCCGCAGGCTAAGCCTCAGCTGGACTTGAGCATTGACAGCCTGGATCTGAGCTGCGAGGAGGGGACCCCACTCACTATCACCAG GACTTGGTCGCTTTGGAGCAAAGGGATGGACAAAATGCCTTGTAGCCCCAGGAATGGCACCTCAGCAGATGTTTTCCCCACAGCAAGTTGCCTCGTACCCAGCCAGATGGCACCAGCATCCCTGGAGAGCCAGCCTCGCCCATCTCCCAGCGTCTGCCCCCCAAGGTAG
- the NUMA1 gene encoding nuclear mitotic apparatus protein 1 isoform X6, with product MTLHATRAAALLSWVNSLHVADPVEAVLQLQDCSVFLRIIDSIHGTDEGQQILQQPVPERLEFVCSFLQKNRKHPSSPERLVSVQKVMEGSELELAKMTMLLLYHSSMSSRSPRDWEQFEYKIQAELAVILKFVLDHEDGLNLNEDSENFLQKAPVPSPCSSTISEELSPPSHQAKREVRFLELQKVASSSGNNFLPGSPASPMGDILQTPQFQMRRLKKQLADERNNRDELELELAENRKLLTEKDAQIAVMQQRIDRLALLHEKQAASPLEPRELEELRGKNESLTIRLHETLRQCQDLKTEKSQMDRKINQLSEENGDLSFKLREFASHLQQLQGALNELTEEHSKATREWVEKQTHLEKELGTALQDKKCLEEKNEILQGKLSQLEEHLAQLRENPPREKGEVLGDVLQLETLKQEAATLAADNTQLQARVEVLETELGQREAKLLAERSHFEEEKQQLASLIAELQGSLSNLGQAKEELEQASQAQGARLSAQVATMTSELATLNATVQQRDQELAGLKQQAQTEQAQLAQTLQRQEQASQSLRQQVEQLSSSLEQKEQQLEEATKEQKATRRDHAQQLAAAAEEREASLRERDAALQQLEALGKEKAAELEVLQQQLQAASEARDSAQTSVTQARREKAELSQKVEELHARAEAAHQERCEAQAQVAELKAQLRSEQQKATERETVAQEKAQLQEQVRALEESLKVTKGSLEEEKHRAADILEEQQRCISRLEAEARSLVEQHEQEQQELEEEKAGRRGLEARLQQLGEAHQAKTEALRQELAEAIASQREAESECEQLAKEVATWRERYEDSQQEEAQYGAIFQEQLMTLKEECEKARQELQEAKEKVAGIEAHSELQIGRQQSELAQLHASLARALQQVQEKEVRAQKLADDLSALQEKMAATSKEVVRLEALVRKAGEQHETASQELLKEPPRAGDRESEWLKEHQGRPFCSTQAALQAMEREAEQMGSELERLRAALMESQGQQQEERGQQEREVARLTQERGRAQADLALEKAAKAELEMRLQNALNEQRVEFAALQEALARALMEKEGKDQELAKLRGQEAAQGAELKELQQTVERLKEQLAGKEEECPQSLGTASREDASRSGAQSEATGKTEQTGPELETLRAEVSRLEQQVCEYQEKSSSLERSLEAERASHAEQASALETLRGQLEQKAQELGSGQDTLASAQRELATLRAKAQEHGKAEDGWKAQVARSQQEAERKNSLISSLEEEVSILNRQVLEKEGESKELKRLVIAESEKSQKLEERLRLLQAETASSSARAAERSSALREEVQTLREEAEKQRVASESLRQELASQAERAEELGQELKAWQEKFFQKEQALSALQLEHTSTQALVSELLPAKHLCQQLQAEQAATEKRHREELEQSKQAAGGLRAELLRAQRELGELVPLRQKVAEQERAAQQLRAEKASYAEQLSMLKKAHGLLAEENRGLGERANLGRQFLEVELDQAREKYGQELAAVRAEAETRLAEMQREAQSSARELEVMTAKYEGAKAKVLEERQHFQEERQKLSAQVEQLELFQREQTKQVEELSKKLADHDQASKVQQQKLKAQGGESQQEAQRLQAQLNELQAQLSQKEQAAEHYKLQMEKAKTHYDAKKQQNQELQEQLRGLEQLQTENKELRAEADRLGRELQQAGLKTREAEQTCRHLTAQVRSLEAQVAHADQQLRDLGKFQVATDALKSREPQAKPQLDLSIDSLDLSCEEGTPLTITRTWSLWSKGMDKMPCSPRNGTSADVFPTASCLVPSQMAPASLESQPRPSPSVCPPRS from the exons ATGACGCTGCATGCCACCCGGGCAGCTGCACTCCTCTCTTGG GTGAACAGTCTGCACGTGGCTGACCCCGTGGAGGCCGTGCTGCAGCTCCAGGACTGCAGCGTCTTCCTCAGGATCATTGACAGCAT CCATGGCACTGACGAAGGGCAGCAGATTCTGCAGCAGCCGGTGCCAGAGAGACTGGAATTTGTGTGCAGTTTTCTGCAGA AAAACCGAAAACATCCCTCTTCTCCAGAACGCCTGGTGTCAGTGCAGAAGGTGATGGAGGGATCAGAGCTGGAACTTGCCAAG ATGACCATGCTGCTCTTATACCACTCCTCCATGAGCTCCAGAAGTCCCAGGGACTGGGAACAATTTGAATACAAGATTCAG GCTGAGTTAGCTGTCATTCTCAAATTTGTGCTGGACCATGAGGATGGGCTAAACCTGAATGAGGACTCAGAGAACTTCTTACAGAAAG CTCCTGTCCCTTCCCCCTGTTCCAGCACCATCTCTGAAGAGCTCTCCCCACCCAGCCACCAGGCCAAGAGGGAGGTTCGCTTCCTAGAGCTACAGAAAGTCGCCTCTTCCAGTGGGAACAA CTTCCTCCCAGGTTCTCCAGCCTCCCCCATGGGTGACATTCTGCAGACCCCACAATTCCAGATGAGGCGGCTGAAGAAGCAGCTTGCAGATGAGAGAAATAATCGAGACGAGCTAGAGCTGGAGTTGGCCGAGAACCGCAAGCTCCTCACAGAGAAGG ATGCGCAGATAGCCGTGATGCAGCAGCGCATCGACCGCCTGGCTCTGCTGCACGAGAAGCAGGCAGCCAGTCCGCTGGAGCCCAGGGAGCTTGAGGAGCTCCGTGGCAAGAATGAGAG CCTCACCATACGGCTCCACGAAACTCTGAGGCAGTGCCAGGACCTGAAGACAGAGAAGAGCCAGATGGATCGCAAAATTAACCAGCTTTCTGAAGAGAATGGGGACCTTTCCTTTAAG CTGCGGGAGTTTGCCAGTCACCTGCAGCAACTACAGGGGGCCCTCAATGAACTGACAGAAGAGCACAGCAAGGCCACTCGGGAGTGGGTGGAGAAGCAGACCCATCTGGAGAAGGAGCTCGGCACAGCCCTGCAGGACAAG AAATGCCTTGAAGAGAAGAATGAAATCCTTCAGGGAAAACTTTCACAGCTGGAAGAACATTTGGCCCAGCTGCGGGAGAACCCACCCCGGGAGAAGGGCGAGGTGCTGGGTGATGTCTTGCAG CTGGAGACTCTCAAACAAGAGGCAGCCACTCTCGCTGCAGACAACACCCAGCTCCAAGCCAGAGTGGAGGTGCTGGAGACTGAGCTGGGCCAGCGGGAAGCCAAGTTGCTTGCCGAGCGGAGCCActttgaagaagaaaagcagCAGTTGGCCAGCCTGATTGCCGAGCTGCAGGGCTCCCTGTCCAACCTTGGCCAGGCCAAGGAAGAGCTGGAGCAGGCCTCTCAGGCTCAAGGGGCCCGGCTGTCTGCCCAGGTGGCCACGATGACCTCCGAGCTCGCCACCCTCAATGCCACCGTCCAGCAGCGGGATCAAGAACTGGCTGGCCTGAAGCAGCAGGCCCAAACAGAGCAGGCGCAGCTCGCGCAGACCCTCCAGCGGCAGGAACAGGCCTCCCAGAGCCTCCGCCAGCAGGTGGAGCAGCTGAGCAGCAGCCTggagcagaaggaacagcagtTGGAAGAGGCCACCAAGGAGCAGAAGGCCACCCGGCGAGACCACGCCCAGCAGCTGGCCGCTGCGGCTGAGGAGCGGGAGGCCTCTTTACGGGAGAGGGATGCGGCCCTCCAGCAGCTGGAGGCACTGGGGAAGGAGAAGGCCGCCGAGCTGGAAgtcctgcaacagcagcttcagGCTGCTAGTGAAGCCCGGGACAGTGCCCAGACCTCGGTGACACAGGCCCGGCGGGAGAAGGCAGAGCTGAGCCAGAAGGTGGAGGAGCTCCATGCCCGTGCTGAGGCAGCCCACCAGGAGCGGTGTGAGGCGCAGGCCcaggtggcagagctgaaggCCCAGCTGAGGTCTGAGCAGCAAAAAGCAACCGAGAGAGAAACGGTGGCCCAGGAGAAGGCCCAGCTCCAGGAGCAGGTCCGGGCCCTTGAGGAGTCCTTGAAGGTCACCAAGGGCAGCCTGGAAGAGGAGAAGCACAGGGCTGCAGACATCCTGGAAGAGCAGCAGCGATGCATCTCCAGGCTGGAGGCGGAGGCCCGGAGCCTGGTGGAGCAGCACGAGCAGGAACAGCAGGAGCTGGAAGAAGAGAAGGCTGGGCGCAGGGGGCTGGAGGCCCGACTGCAGCAGCTTGGGGAGGCCCATCAGGCCAAGACAGAAGCCCTGCGGCAGGAGCTGGCTGAGGCCATCGCCTCCCAGCGCGAGGCTGAGAGTGAGTGTGAGCAGCTTGCCAAGGAGGTGGCCACCTGGCGTGAGCGGTACGAGGACAGCCAGCAGGAGGAGGCACAGTACGGAGCCATATTCCAGGAGCAGCTGATGACCCTGAAGGAGGAATGCGAGAAGGCCCGCCAGGAGCTGCAGGAGGCAAAGGAGAAGGTGGCAGGGATAGAGGCCCACAGCGAGCTCCAGATCGGCCGGCAGCAGAGTGAGCTTGCTCAGCTCCACGCCAGCCTGGCCAGGGCCCTGCAGCAGGTCCAGGAGAAGGAGGTCAGGGCCCAGAAGCTCGCAGACGACCTGTCCGCTCTGCAGGAGAAGATGGCTGCCACCAGCAAGGAGGTGGTCCGCCTGGAGGCCTTGGTGCGCAAGGCGGGTGAGCAGCATGAAACGGCCTCCCAGGAGCTACTCAAGGAGCCGCCCAGGGCAGGAGACAGAGAGTCGGAGTGGCTGAAAGAGCATCAGGGACGCCCGTTCTGCAGCACCCAGGCTGCACTGCAGGCCATGGAGCGTGAGGCAGAGCAAATGGGCAGTGAGCTGGAGAGGCTGCGCGCCGCGCTGATGGAGAGCCAGGGGCAGCAGCAGGAGGAGCGTGGACAGCAGGAGAGGGAGGTGGCGCGGCTGACCCAGGAGCGGGGCCGGGCCCAAGCCGACCTTGCCCTGGAGAAGGCCGCCAAGGCCGAGCTTGAGATGCGGCTGCAGAATGCCCTCAACGAGCAGCGTGTGGAGTTTGCTGCCTTGCAGGAGGCACTGGCCCGCGCCCTGATGGAAAAGGAGGGGAAGGATCAGGAGCTGGCCAAGCTTCGTGGGCAGGAGGCAGCCCAGGGGGCAGAGCTGAAGGAGCTTCAGCAGACTGTGGAGCGGCTGAAGGAACAGCTGGCCGGGAAAGAGGAGGAGTGCCCACAGTCTCTAGGGACGGCCAGCCGAGAAGACGCTTCCAGGTCGGGAGCCCAGTCTGAGGCTACCGGAAAGACGGAGCAAACAGGCCCGGAGCTGGAGACTCTGCGGGCAGAGGTGAGCAGGCTGGAACAACAGGTCTGCGAGTATCAGGAGAAGTCCTCCAGCCTGGAGCGCAGCCTCGAGGCTGAGCGCGCCTCCCACGCGGAGCAGGCCAGTGCTCTGGAGACTTTGCGGGGCCAGTTAGAGCAGAAGGCCCAGGAACTGGGGAGCGGTCAGGACACCTTAGCCTCAGCCCAGAGGGAGCTGGCCACCCTCCGCGCCAAGGCCCAGGAGCACGGCAAGGCTGAGGATGGGTGGAAGGCACAGGTGGCCCGGAGTCAGCAGGAGGCTGAGAGGAAAAACAGCCTCATCAGCAGCTTGGAGGAGGAGGTGTCCATCCTGAACCGCCAGGTGCTGGAGAAGGAAGGCGAGAGCAAGGAGTTGAAGCGGCTGGTTATTGCCGAGTCAGAGAAGagtcagaagctggaagagaggcTGCGTCTGCTCCAGGCAGAGACGGCCAGCAGCAGCGCCAGGGCCGCGGAACGCAGTTCCGCTCTGCGGGAGGAGGTCCAGACCCTCCGGGAGGAGGCAGAGAAGCAGCGGGTGGCTTCCGAGAGCCTGAGGCAGGAGCTGGCCTCGCAGGCAGAGCGAGCAGAAGAGCTGGGCCAAGAGTTGAAGGCTTGGCAGGAGAAGTTCTTCCAGAAGGAGCAGGCCCTCTCTGCCCTGCAGCTTGAGCACACCAGCACGCAGGCCCTGGTGAGCGAGCTGCTGCCCGCTAAGCACCTGTGCCAGCAGCTGCAGGCTGAGCAGGCAGCCACTGAGAAACGCCATCGAGAGGAGCTGGAGCAGAGCAAGCAGGCAGCCGGTGGGCTGCGTGCAGAGCTGCTGCGGGCCCAGCGCGAGCTCGGGGAGCTGGTGCCCCTGCGGCAGAAGGTGGCAGAGCAGGAGCGAGCAGCCCAGCAGCTGCGGGCAGAGAAGGCCAGCTATGCAGAGCAGCTGAGCATGCTGAAGAAGGCTCATGGCCTGCTGGCGGAGGAGAACCGGGGGCTGGGCGAGCGGGCCAACCTCGGCCGGCAGTTCCTGGAAGTGGAGCTGGACCAGGCCCGGGAGAAGTACGGCCAAGAGCTGGCAGCTGTGCGTGCTGAAGCTGAGACCCGTCTGGCCGAGATGCAGCGGGAGGCACAGAGTTCTGCCCGGGAGCTGGAGGTGATGACTGCCAAGTACGAGGGTGCCAAGGCCAAGGTCCTGGAGGAGAGGCAGCATTTCCAGGAGGAGAGGCAGAAACTCTCAGCCCAG GTGGAGCAGCTAGAGTTATTTCAGAGAGAGCAAACTAAGCAG gTGGAAGAACTGAGTAAGAAGCTAGCTGACCATGACCAAGCCAGCAAGGTGCAGCAGCAGAAGCTGAAG GCCCAGGGAGGTGAGAGCCAGCAAGAGGCGCAGCGCCTCCAGGCCCAGCTGAATGAGCTGCAGGCCCAGCTGAGCCAGAAGGAGCAGGCGGCTGAGCACTACAAGCTGCAG ATGGAGAAGGCCAAGACTCATTATGATGCCAAGAAGCAGCAGAACCAAGAGCTGCAGGAGCAGCTGCGGGGCCTGGAGCAGCTGCAGACAGAGAACAAGGAGCTGCGGGCTGAAGCGGATCGGCTGGGCCGGGAACTGCAGCAGGCCGGGCTGAAGACCAGGGAGGCCGAGCAGACCTGCCGTCACCTCACCGCCCAGGTGCGCAGCCTGGAGGCACAG GTTGCCCACGCTGACCAGCAGCTTCGGGACCTGGGCAAGTTCCAGGTGGCGACTGACGCCTTAAAGAGCCGGGAGCCGCAGGCTAAGCCTCAGCTGGACTTGAGCATTGACAGCCTGGATCTGAGCTGCGAGGAGGGGACCCCACTCACTATCACCAG GACTTGGTCGCTTTGGAGCAAAGGGATGGACAAAATGCCTTGTAGCCCCAGGAATGGCACCTCAGCAGATGTTTTCCCCACAGCAAGTTGCCTCGTACCCAGCCAGATGGCACCAGCATCCCTGGAGAGCCAGCCTCGCCCATCTCCCAGCGTCTGCCCCCCAAG AAGCTAG